A window from Theobroma cacao cultivar B97-61/B2 chromosome 3, Criollo_cocoa_genome_V2, whole genome shotgun sequence encodes these proteins:
- the LOC18605057 gene encoding glyceraldehyde-3-phosphate dehydrogenase, cytosolic, whose amino-acid sequence MAKVKIGINGFGRIGRLVARVALQRDDVELVAVNDPFISTDYMTYMFRYDSVHGQWKHNELKVKDSKTLLFGEKPVTVFGIRNPEEIPWGETGAEYIVESTGVFTDKDKAAAHLKGGAKKVIISAPSKDAPMFVVGVNEKEYKPEYDIISNASCTTNCLAPLAKVIHDKFGIVEGLMTTVHSITATQKTVDGPSMKDWRGGRAASFNIIPSSTGAAKAVGKVLPALNGKLTGMAFRVPTVNVSVVDLTVRLEKAASYEEIKAAVKEASEGELKGILGYTEEDLVSTDLVGDSRSSIFDAKAGIALNEKFAKLVSWYDNEWGYSSRIIDLIVHVSKTK is encoded by the exons ATGG CAAAGGTGAAGATCGGAATCAACG gATTCGGTAGGATCGGTAGATTGGTGGCTAGAGTTGCTCTGCAGAGGGACGATGTTGAACTCGTTGCTGTTAATGATCCTTTTATCAGTACTGATTACATG ACATATATGTTTAGGTACGACAGTGTTCACGGTCAATGGAAGCATAACGAGCTCAAAGTAAAGGATTCAAAGACCCTTCTCTTTGGCGAGAAGCCAGTTACCGTTTTCGGTATTAG GAACCCAGAGGAGATCCCATGGGGTGAGACCGGAGCCGAATACATTGTTGAGTCAACTGGAGTGTTCACTGACAAAGACAAGGCTGCTGCCCACTTGaag GGTGGCGCTAAGAAAGTAATCATCTCAGCCCCCAGCAAAGATGCTCCTATGTTTGTTGTGGGTGTTAATGAGAAGGAATACAAGCCAGAATACGACATTATTTCCAATGCTAGCTGCACCACCAACTGCCTTGCTCCCCTTGCTAAG GTCATTCATGACAAATTCGGCATTGTTGAGGGTCTTATGACAACTGTTCATTCCATTACTG CCACACAAAAAACTGTGGATGGTCCATCAATGAAGGACTGGAGAGGAGGAAGAGCTGCTTCATTCAACATCATTCCTAGCAGTACTGGAGCTGCAAAG GCTGTTGGTAAGGTGCTGCCTGCCTTGAATGGAAAATTAACTGGAATGGCTTTTCGTGTTCCCACTGTTAATGTCTCAGTGGTTGACCTCACAGTAAGACTTGAGAAGGCAGCCTCCTACGAGGAAATCAAAGCTGCTGTCAA GGAGGCATCTGAGGGAGAACTGAAGGGAATCTTGGGTTACACTGAAGAAGACTTGGTTTCCACCGACTTGGTTGGTGACAGCAG GTCAAGTATCTTCGATGCAAAAGCTGGAATTGCTCTGAATGAAAAGTTTGCCAAGCTTGTCTCGTGGTATGACAATGAGTGGGGCTACAG CTCCCGTATTATTGACCTGATTGTTCACGTGTCAAAAACTAAGTAA
- the LOC18605058 gene encoding uncharacterized protein LOC18605058 — MATSAFKSTTKRTSLANSTGDSSSSNRTSVHRRARSLSRFSSRLPGADDDEEPTPAPRSRGRFVNTVRGSGFPEISLDDLAIELFDSSLRGRSASRNADVSPRNGEGGKGGGESATQRRGRSVSRQGSRGSFVNSGGGGRLTSDTANSRRRRSVSVVRYQISDSESDLDNSHNSSNRASVRSSIGGNQISSTHKPTALNDRQGLRRTLSQKDLKYHDGYSSHSSALTDDEGRDALSSKNGMERTIRAVYAQKKGEHPTGDDMNGGLYAAMRKELRHAVEEIKTQLEKAMVKTEKSGIASDYSLQSDNSDVLQAVSTIRRKCTTKFEKSEKRRQDLLAEILLEEQHERELSKIVKELLPEPKNSSVEKPLRARKRSNDRTRMSKQLTEEAEKYIEDFISNVEDTDISSLDGDRSDTSSSIGGMTKTPTFQSPAVFKSVPVEMDGVMLPWLQWETSNDASPLSCKNKRNPSQEASSAQDICNQFTSSRGSCSPAFTDCPSVSIGEDTGTKFGQPGSYQSQFSSNGNNAMRFDVDDYLNLKSNEAFLHEIWSQRHRISSGGLLLCNQMFF; from the exons ATGGCAACTTCAGCGTTCAAGTCAACCACCAAGAGAACTTCCCTCGCCAACTCAACCGGCGACTCTTCTTCCTCCAATCGGACCTCCGTCCACCGTCGCGCCAGGAGTCTCAGCAGATTCTCCAGCCGGCTTCCCGGAGCCGACGACGATGAAGAGCCTACTCCGGCTCCGAGGTCCAGAGGAAGGTTCGTCAACACTGTCAGGGGATCGGGCTTCCCGGAGATTAGTCTCGACGATCTCGCCATTGAGCTCTTTGACTCCTCCCTCAGAGGACGCTCGGCTTCGCGGAATGCTGACGTCAGTCCCCGTAATGGTGAAGGAGGGAAAGGAGGAGGAGAGAGTGCGACTCAGAGAAGAGGAAGGTCGGTGTCCAGGCAAGGATCCAGGGGTAGTTTTGTAAATAGTGGTGGTGGAGGAAGGTTAACTTCGGACACTGCTAACTCCAGGAGGAGAAGATCGGTCTCAGTTGTTCGGTATCAAATTAGCGATTCTGAG AGTGATCTAGATAATTCACATAACTCAAGCAATCGTGCAAGTGTGAGGAGTTCCATTGGTGGAAATCAGATATCCTCGACTCATAAGCCAACAGCTTTGAATGATAGACAAGGATTGAGAAGGACTCTGAGCCAAAAGGACTTAAAGTATCATGATGGCTACTCT AGCCACTCTTCTGCTTTAACTGATGATGAGGGAAGGGATGCTCTCTCCAGTAAAAATGGGATGGAGAGGACAATACGAGCGGTTTATGCGCAGAAAAAG GGGGAGCATCCCACTGGGGATGATATGAATGGTGGGTTGTATGCCGCAATGCGAAAAGAGCTTAGACATGCTGTGGAAGAGATCAAAACACAACTTGAAAAA GCAATGGTGAAAACAGAGAAGTCTGGGATAGCAAGTGATTATAGTTTGCAGTCTGACAATTCTGATGTTCTTCAGGCTGTTTCTACAATTAGAAGGAAGTGCacaacaaaatttgaaaag TCAGAGAAGCGTAGACAAGATTTATTAGCTGAGATTCTGTTGGAGGAGCAGCATGAGAGGGAGCTGTCTAAAATTGTTAAAGAATTGCTTCCTGAACCAAAGAACTCAAGTGTTGAGAAACCATTGCGAGCCAGAAAG AGAAGCAATGATAGAACTAGGATGTCCAAGCAATTGACTGAGGAAGctgaaaaatatattgaagattttatttcaaatgttGAAGATACAGATATTTCTTCATTAGATGGAGACAGGAGTGATACTAGTTCCAGTATAGGAGGAATGACAAAGACACCAACTTTCCAGAGTCCAGCAGTATTTAAGTCTGTACCCGTTGAAATGGATGGGGTAATGCTGCCTTGGTTACAGTGGGAGACTTCTAATGATGCTTCTCCATTATCTTGCAAGAATAAACGCAATCCTTCTCAG GAAGCATCCTCTGCACAAGATATATGCAATCAATTTACCAGCAGCCGTGGGAGTTGTAGCCCGGCATTTACTGATTGCCCTTCAGTAAGTATTGGGGAAGATACAGGCACTAAATTTGGACAACCTGGAAGTTACCAAAGCCAATTCTCTTCAAATGGAAACAATGCAATGCGGTTTGATGTGGATGATTATCTCAACCTTAAAAGCAACGAAGCGTTTCTACATGAAATATGGAGCCAACGACATAGAATTAGTTCAGGTGGTCTTCTGCTTTGTAACCAGATGTTTTTTTAG